In the Vicinamibacterales bacterium genome, GTGCGCGCGCCTCTTCGCCGAAGCTTCGCGCGACGGCGTCGCCTCGCACGGCCTGAACCGCTTCCCGCGCTTCCTGCGGATGATCGCGCGCGGCGTGGTGGACGTGCACGGCGCGCCGGCGTGCCTCTCGGCGGCGGGCGCGCTGGAGCGCTGGAGCGGCCGCCGCGGGCCGGGCAACCTCAACGCGCGCACCTCGATGGCGCGCGCCATCACGCTGGCGCGTTCGAACGGGATCGGCTGCGTCGCGCTCGGCGACACCAATCACTGGATGCGCGGCGGCAGCTACGGGTGGCAGGCGGCCGATGCGGGCGTGATCGGGATCTGCTGGACCAACACGCTGGCCAACGTGCCTCCGTGGGGCGCCGCCGATCCGCGCATCGGCAACAACCCGCTCGTCGTCGCCTTCCCGCGCACGCGCGGCCACGTCGTCGTCGACATGGCGCTGTCGCAGTTCTCGGTCGGGGCGCTGACGCAGTACGCCGCGCGCGGCGAGCGGCTGCCCGTCGCCGGCGGCTACGACGCCGACGGACTTCTGACCCACGATCCCGTCGCCATCCTCGCGTCCGGCCGCCTGCTGCCGGTCGGATCGTGGAAGGGCAGCGGCCTGTCGATCGCGCTGGATCTGATCGCCGCGGCGCTCGCCGCGGGACTCGCCACGCACCAGATCTCGCGCCATCCGGAAGAGGAAAGCGGGCTGTCGCAGGTCTTCATCGCGATCGATCCCGCCGCGCTCGGGCCCGGGGACGTCGATCGGCTCGCCGACGGGGTGATCGAGCACGTGACCGCCGGTCCCGGCGAGGTCCGGTACCCCGGCGAGCGGACGCTCGAGATCCGCGCCCGGAGTCTGCGCGACGGCGTCGAGGTCGACCCGGCTATCTGGGCCGAGGTTCGGGCGGCAGCCGCAGGCTGAGGACGAGACTCGCCGCGAGCACGAGCGCGCCGGCCAGCGCCAGGAAGCCGCCGCCGTAGCCGCCGGTGGTGTCGCGGATGAAGCCCATGATC is a window encoding:
- the yiaK gene encoding 3-dehydro-L-gulonate 2-dehydrogenase; translated protein: MDTLRVAFETLHAIMAEALRRTGMAPRRADECARLFAEASRDGVASHGLNRFPRFLRMIARGVVDVHGAPACLSAAGALERWSGRRGPGNLNARTSMARAITLARSNGIGCVALGDTNHWMRGGSYGWQAADAGVIGICWTNTLANVPPWGAADPRIGNNPLVVAFPRTRGHVVVDMALSQFSVGALTQYAARGERLPVAGGYDADGLLTHDPVAILASGRLLPVGSWKGSGLSIALDLIAAALAAGLATHQISRHPEEESGLSQVFIAIDPAALGPGDVDRLADGVIEHVTAGPGEVRYPGERTLEIRARSLRDGVEVDPAIWAEVRAAAAG